The window CTAAGTGGCTGTGGCTTGACTAAAAAAAGTTACCTTTACTGATAGCCTGCATCTTTGGACTTGAgtagcagctttttttttgctgttttctttgtttcttgctGAACCAAAATTTAAATTCTCACACAAAGGTAAGCCTCCTctcacaaaaacaactttgtattgtgattttttttttttctgcatgaagTCCCTGTGTGCATCTCCACAGATAGCACTATGTGTGTGATGAGTGGTGTCACAGCGTTCCTCAGTGTGTTTGGGGCTGTCCAACTGCTCTCCCTCCCCTGGCTCTGCAGCCTGTTGGCTGGGCTGGGGCTCTGCATGGCCCGGAGGGGATCCTGGAAGTTCATAGATGTAGCTCTACGCACCATCAAAAGAGACCTAATGTGAGGAGTTTGTGTGAATGTGCTTGTATGTGCCTGTTTCTCCGGTTGTCATATTTGACACTTATTTATCTTCCATGCAGCCTAGTACATTCCAATTTCTACCTTTCATTCCTCCCTCCTATTTTCTACTCCTCTCTATCTAAAAGGTGTCTGGCCGTTATCCTGCGTATAAAGTTTTCCATGTACCGTAATTTGCGAAATAGAAGCACCATCCCTGGCCTGTTTGGCAAGATGGTGAAACTGCACCCAGACAAACCTGCTTTGATCTATGAGGCTACAGGAGAGGTGAGGACTCAACAACGATTACAAATAAATGCAACTTTAACAGCATCAGCACCTACACTGGGATAGATATCAAACAGAATCCCACACCCCCAAATCAAACCAGTTATATTATTGTAAAAATCTTactgcattttatttcagatttGGAGTTTCAAGAAGTTGCAACAGAGGAGCCACGCTGTGGCTCACTGGGCACTGAGACAGGGATGGGCTGAGGGAGATGTGGTGGCCTTGTACATGGAAAGTCAGCCTTTAATGGTGGCTCTATGGTTGGGTCTGGCTATGATCGGCGTAGAGGCTGCACTCATCAACCACAACCTTCGACAGCACCCGCTACTGCACTGTGTCAACGTGTCTGGTGCTCGGGCAATGGTTTTCGGGACAGAGATGAGAGAAGGTAGGAAGCTGGAGATACCGACTGATAGATACTCTGCACACAAACATCAGTTTGCATTCACATTTGTAACACGTGACTTTTGATTGTCTCCAAGCGGTGTCAGAGGTGAGTGGCTCTCTGCAGCCCCACATGGTTTTGTTCAGCTGTGGTGAGCGGGACAATGAAGAGAAGCTCCGTAGCCTCCAGATTCAGAGCCTGGATGCCCTGCTGGATCGTTTGCCCAAACACCCACCACGCTACACACTCAGGAAGAACTTCAATGGTGAGGCTCCACTGAGTGCTTGTGCATAGGGGTGCGGGGTATGACTGTGTTGTCATACAATGTTATTATGTTACATATATCACAAATTGATTGCAACACCTTCTTTTCCTTAGCAAGTCTTTGCCTGCCAGAGAGAACTGCTTGCTGCCAGATTTCACTCTCTCTGGTATTGGATAGAGCATGCACAtaagcatgcacaaacacacacacacacacacacacacacacacacacacacacacacacacacacacacacacatacacaaactgtCCATGAAAACATCAAGTCACTTAAAAGATTCTAAACCTTATACAacatttaagtacattttgaaaaGGTGTTTTGTTGATATACTACATGTACATTATAAGACAATATGTCTGTGTCTCTCATTGACTGCTTATCTGTATTGTTTTTACCTTTGTTGTCACATGACATTCCTAAGTCAATAGTTTTCAAGTCTTTGCTTGTTCAAAATACTGAGGATTTGGAAGGAGACTGACAGAAACATGTTAAGGAATGATGGGGGAGTCCGGGTGCATACCACACATGTGAAACTCACAACACACAActcacttttcttttcctgtctctgtctctgtctcctgtctcctttcttctgtctctgtcttctctccctctctctgtcttctctctctctctctctctttctctccacagACAGACTCTTCTACATCTACACTTCGGGTACAACAGGAATGCCAAAGGCAGCTGTGGTGGTGCACAGTCGGTGAGCTTATCTGTGATCTCATCTGAACTGATGGTGCACTGTTAAATTTATGTAGTTTATGTCTATTTTGTCAGTGTCTACTTAGTAACTTTTACACTCCGAGGTCAGGAAAATTTAGCAACTTATGAAGGATGattaaaagccttttaaatGTTGACATCAGAATCAACAAACTGCAGTGCTTCAATTAAAATCAGGACCATACACATTTGGTGATGATGGAAGTTTATTCCATCTTTCTTGTCAGGTATTATCGCATCGCTGCCTTTGGTTTCCACTCCTTTGGCTTGTGTCATGATGACATCATCTACAACTGTCTTCCCCTGTATCATTCTGCAGGTAGGCCTCAATCAATTTGTTTTCTCCCAGCCATAATCTTTTTGTTCCTGTGTTCAACAAGAAGACATGTTGTATAATCAGTGACATATTAAGCTCACTCCCTACATTACATCATTGTGGCTTTTCAAAACCCCTGATGAAATGTTTCCTTGTATTATCCTATCCAAATATGACACCATACCAATTTTACCATGGTGCAACTATAATGATCATAATCATACCAAATAACTTTACAGTTCAAAAGTTGTAATGCTATTGCTGCCATTACTGAAAACATCACCACATCCATCACTCACACATTAGTATCTGTGAGTCAGGATTCTGCAGTACATTCTGCAAAACTATTCCTTTCTGAATTAACCATACCAGTAGCTGGTTTTGAAGTTAGATCAatggtatacagtatgtctggcTAGTATACTGTTAAGCTTTAGGATAGATAAGCAGTTAACTATTGTCATTCTGtcttttcttgtgtgtgtatactcTGAAAATATGAATGTTTACAGGTACCATCATGGGTGTCGGCCAGTGTCTGCTCTTTGGTTTGACTGTTGTAATCAGAAGGAAGTTCTCAGCCAGTCGCTTTTGGGATGACTGTGTCAAGCACAAGTGCACTGTGAGTGCACACTGCCACCAAATCAAGTTAATGAGGAGTGTTCAGCTGCAGGCCAGTGCAAGGGATTTTCTTGAACCAAAACTGA of the Etheostoma spectabile isolate EspeVRDwgs_2016 chromosome 2, UIUC_Espe_1.0, whole genome shotgun sequence genome contains:
- the LOC116698840 gene encoding long-chain fatty acid transport protein 1 isoform X1, encoding MCVMSGVTAFLSVFGAVQLLSLPWLCSLLAGLGLCMARRGSWKFIDVALRTIKRDLMCLAVILRIKFSMYRNLRNRSTIPGLFGKMVKLHPDKPALIYEATGEIWSFKKLQQRSHAVAHWALRQGWAEGDVVALYMESQPLMVALWLGLAMIGVEAALINHNLRQHPLLHCVNVSGARAMVFGTEMREAVSEVSGSLQPHMVLFSCGERDNEEKLRSLQIQSLDALLDRLPKHPPRYTLRKNFNDRLFYIYTSGTTGMPKAAVVVHSRYYRIAAFGFHSFGLCHDDIIYNCLPLYHSAGTIMGVGQCLLFGLTVVIRRKFSASRFWDDCVKHKCTVIQYIGEICRYLLAQPVHSSEAHHRVRVAIGNGLRSSVWEDFVQRFRIRQVGEFYGATECNCSLLNIDGKVGACGFNSRILPSFYPIRLIRVQENGDLFRDSQGLCVPCLPGEQGMLVGRINQTDPLRRFDGYADKDSTNQKIAHNVFKIGDSAYVSGDMLVMDEYGYMYFSDRCGDTFRWRGENVSTTEVEGVLSRLLGHTVVAVYGVSVPGVEGKAGMAAVAHTGGQFDLDAFFIAVQKALPSYARPVFLRLMPSVDTTGTFKIQKTRLQREGYKPQHASEKIYFLDSRAGRYEAVSDELYDAIMEGRHCI